One Candidatus Polarisedimenticolaceae bacterium genomic region harbors:
- a CDS encoding phosphatidylglycerophosphatase A, producing the protein MATPRSLGDRLALVLATGFGTGYAPVASGTFGSLPGLALAWGLAAAWGEGALLAGTCLVTAAGVVAADRAAAIFGEEDPGRVVVDEVAGQMVTLVMVPKTLPLLALGFLVFRALDVWKPWPARRLEDLPGGSGIMADDLAAGIYANLILQAVVAWAPAAFTGVVRG; encoded by the coding sequence ATGGCGACCCCGCGTAGCCTCGGCGACCGGCTCGCCCTCGTCCTCGCCACCGGCTTCGGCACGGGATACGCCCCCGTCGCCTCCGGGACGTTCGGCTCGCTCCCCGGTCTCGCCCTCGCGTGGGGGCTGGCGGCGGCCTGGGGCGAAGGGGCGCTCCTCGCGGGAACGTGCCTCGTCACGGCCGCCGGGGTCGTCGCGGCCGATCGCGCCGCGGCGATCTTCGGCGAGGAGGACCCCGGCCGCGTCGTCGTCGACGAGGTCGCCGGCCAGATGGTCACCCTGGTGATGGTCCCCAAGACCCTCCCGCTCCTCGCGCTCGGGTTCCTCGTGTTCCGCGCGCTGGACGTCTGGAAGCCGTGGCCGGCGCGGCGGCTCGAGGACCTGCCGGGCGGCTCGGGTATCATGGCCGACGATCTCGCCGCGGGGATCTACGCGAACCTGATCCTGCAGG